One window of the Serinus canaria isolate serCan28SL12 chromosome 9, serCan2020, whole genome shotgun sequence genome contains the following:
- the AGTR1 gene encoding type-1 angiotensin II receptor, producing the protein MIPNYSTEETVKRIHVDCPVSGRHSYIYIMVPTVYSIIFIIGIFGNSLVVIVIYCYMKLKTVASIFLLNLALADLCFLITLPLWAAYTAMEYQWPFGNCLCKLASAGISFNLYASVFLLTCLSIDRYLAIVHPVQSRIRRTVSVARGTCVAIWLLAGVASLPVIIHRNIFFAENLNMTVCGFRYESNNTTLRVGLGLSKNLLGFLVPFLIILTSYTLIWKTLKKAYQIQKNKTRNDDIFKMIVAIVFFFFFSWIPHQVFTFLDVLIQLHVITDCKITDIVDTAMPFTICIAYFNNCLNPFFYVFFGKNFKKYFLQLIKYIPPNVSTHPSLTTKMSSLSYRPPENIRLHTKKTAGPFDTD; encoded by the coding sequence ATGATTCCAAATTACTCTACTGAAGAAACTGTTAAAAGAATCCACGTGGACTGTCCTGTTTCAGGACGGCACAGCTACATCTACATTATGGTTCCAACCGTTTACAGCATCATTTTTATCATAGGCATATTCGGGAACAGCCTGGTCGTTATTGTCATTTACTGCtatatgaaattaaaaacagtAGCCAGCATCTTCCTTCTCAACCTGGCCCTGGCTGACTTGTGTTTTCTGATAACTCTGCCCCTCTGGGCAGCCTACACGGCCATGGAGTACCAGTGGCCTTTTGGCAACTGTTTGTGCAAGCTGGCCTCGGCGGGGATCAGCTTCAACCTGTACGCCAGCGTGTTCCTGCTCACCTGCCTGAGCATCGACCGCTACCTGGCCATCGTGCACCCCGTGCAGTCGCGCATCCGCCGCACCGTGTCCGTGGCCCGCGGCACCTGCGTGGCCATCTGGCTGCTGGCAGGCGTGGCCAGCCTGCCCGTCATCATCCACCGCAACATCTTCTTCGCCGAGAACCTCAACATGACGGTCTGCGGCTTCCGCTACGAGAGCAACAACACCACGCTCCGGGTCGGGTTAGGCTTATCCAAAAATTTGCTGGGCTTTTTAGTTCCTTTTCTGATCATCTTAACGAGCTACACCTTAATTTGGAAGACTCTGAAGAAGGCATATCAAATTCAAAAAAATAAGACTAGAAATGATGATATCTTCAAGATGATTGTAGcaattgtgtttttctttttcttttcctggattCCTCATCAAGTGTTCACTTTTCTGGATGTATTGATTCAATTACATGTAATAACAGACTGCAAAATCACCGATATTGTGGATACAGCTATGCCCTTTACTATTTGTATTGCTTACTTTAACAACTGTCTGAATccttttttttatgtgttttttggaaaaaacttcaaaaaatacTTCCTTCAGCTAATAAAATATATCCCACCGAATGTCAGCACACATCCAAGCCTCACAACCAAAATGAGCTCCCTCTCCTATCGGCCACCAGAAAATATCCGCTTGCACACCAAAAAGACTGCCGGGCCTTTCGACACCGATTGA